The sequence TGTGGAACGAGATCGTCGTCGTTGCTGAGTCCATAGCGCTGGCGGCTGCCTTCGCGCGATTTCATGGCATCGAGGCTGCCCATGCCGCGGTAGATCACAAATTGGCGGCCTTCGTAAATGATTTTTTCGCCGGGGCTTTCCTCGGTGCCGGCCAGCACGGAACCCATCATGACGGTGTCGGCACCGGCAACGAGGGCCTTGGCAATGTCGCCGGAGTTGCGGATGCCGCCGTCGGCAATCACAGGGATTTCACCCTTGAGCGCGCTGGCGGCGGCATAGATGGCGGAAATTTGCGGGATGCCCACGCCGGCCACCACGCGGGTGGTGCAGATGGAGCCGGGGCCGATGCCGACCTTCACGGCGTCGGCGCCGGCATCGCGCAGGGCGATGGCGGCTTCGCCGGTGGCAATGTTGCCGCCAATGACATCGATGTGGGGGAATTTGTTTTTCACCCAGGCGACCATCTCGATCACACCCTTGGAATGGCCGTGGGCCGTATCGACCACCATCACATCGACTTCGTTTTCGCTCAGGATCTCGGCGCGCTCGTAGTCGCCGGGCCCCACGCCGGCCGCGACGCGCAGGCGGTGTTTTTCATCGCGGTTGAAGAGCGGCTCTTCGTTTTCGATCAACCGGCGGACGTCGGCATAGGAGTAGAGGCCAACCAATTTGCCCGTCGAATCAAGAAGGGGCAACTTGCCAATCTTGTGCTGCTGCATGATGTCGTAGGCCTGCCGCAAGTTGGTTTCGGGCTGGGCCGTGATGACGTCGGAAGTCATGATGCCGGTCACCGGGGCGCGCTTGGAGCGGGAGAAGCGGATATCCTTGGACGTCAGGATGCCGACCAGTTTCCCGTCGTCGTCGAGGATCGGGAAGCCGCTGAAGCTGTATCCCTTTTCCTCGCGGCGGATGGCGATGCTTTCGAGCGTATCGTTGACATTGAACGTGATGGGGTCGGAAATCAGGCCGTTGAGATGGTGCTTCACCCGGCTGACCTGAAGCGCCTGCACTTCGGGGTCGAGATTTTTATGGATAACCCCGATTCCGCCCATCATCGCCATCGAAATGGCCATGCGCCCTTCGGTCACGGTGTCCATGGCGGCACTTAAAAAAGGAATCTTCACCCCGACGTTCCGGGTCAGTTTCGAAGAGATGTCCGTGTCGCCCGGCAGAAAGTCCGCATACTGGGTAATCAGCGAGACGTCGTCGAACGTCAACCCCTCGAACGGGAAGGTTTTCATGAATTCATCGATAAACATATTCTGCTTCATATTTTGCATCCTTTTGCCGACGCATTTTGTGCAGATTGCCGAATCGAGTCAACCCAAAGATGTGGCGGAAGCGGATTTGGTGGTCCGAATCCTCCGAATGAGCCGGTGCCTTGTGGGCGTGGCACTAGGGATTTAGCCGGATTCTGGAGGGAATCTGGTATTTTTCCATGATGCTTTCCGTGGCTTGCCCGAACGTGGCCGCATCGAGAATCACCGTGCAGGTTCCGTAGGAGGGCATGAATTCGATGACGTGGAACCCGTTTTGCGGGTGCTGGAAGGCTTCCTCCATCTTGCGGATGGAGTCGATCGGTTGGCCATTGACGGTTTTCACGATGTTCTGGGCCATTTCGTGGTAGCCGAGGTTGTATTCGTCGGGGAACACATCGGTCAGAACGATCAGCCGTTTTTGCTCCGGGGAGGGCGCTTCGCTTTTCAGGTCGTTGAGGATGCGCAGGGTGGCGGGGATTTGGTCTTCCCAGTTGCTGCCCCAGGCCTTGAGGTAGGGGACGTCCAGCTCCCGGAACACCAGACCGCCGGCAACCAGGTAGGGGGGCGGTTGGTCCGGGCGTGCGAAAGGGATCAGTGCGGCCGAGGGCGGAATGTTCTTGAGCGGGATTTCGAGTTCGATCTCCTGTTTGTTGCGCAATACCTTTGCGGTCAGGAGGTCGCCGGCATAGTGGCCTTCCGTTGCGATAAGGTTCAGCGACATCCTGCCGTAGCGGGGGTGTTTGTAGTCGCCTTCGGAATCGATGGCATGGCCATCGAGCTCCAGCAGGATATCGTCCTTTTCCAGGATGCCCGCGGCGGATCCCTCCGGGAAGCAGCCCCGGATGCGCACGCCCGTTGGTTTGCCCACCTGCCCGAAGTAGGCGGCCTGCGCCTGGCCTTGGTTGAACTGGAAATCGACGCCGAGCCGTCCGAATCCGGGATATTCCGGCAGGTCGATGGCCTTGAGGTAGGCCTTGATGAGGTCGATGGGAACGACCGTTATGGTATCCTTGTTCTGCGACCGGGTCATGCCGATCATCCGGTTTTCGCTGAAGACGGGTTCGCCGCGCCCGCCGCTCTTGAGGTCGGTGATGAAGGTGATTCCGGCATAGCCGAAGTAGGGAACCGACGACTTGAAGGTTTTCACCTGCGACCAGCGGCAGGAGGAGAGGTTGAGTTGGCTGGACTTCCAGGCGGCGCAATAATAGTTGTCGCCTTCGGCATAATCGGCCGTCGCGACGGGGTTGAGGTCGTCGAAGAATCCCGGTTCGTCGGTGGTGAGCACCGCCAAGCCCACCTGCTGGTCGCAATGCACGATGCGGGCGGGGGTACGCGGCGGGCGGTCGAACTTTTCGAGTTGGATCAGGGTGGCGTCCAGCAGATAGGCGGCCGGCACGAGAATGCGGTTTTCGGCAACGACCGTTCCCAGGAAGGTTCGGCTGAGCGGCTTCGCTTTCTGCCACGGGCGGTATTCGTTCCAGGCCTGGTAGGAAACGCGCACGGTGACCAGCTGGTGTTCGATGGGATGGTCCGGCCGGGCAAAGGCCAGGCTCGACAGCACCATGGGGAGGGTTAAGGCGGCAAGGAGGGTTTTCATAGGTTGCGATCCTTCGGTATGGCGTATTTTTCGAGGATTTCAAGGTGGGCGGCGTCCGCTTGCTTCCGGTCGAGTGCCATGATCCGGTTGCCGTGCTGGAGCTCGATCAGGTGCTGGTCGGCGGTGTTGCCCTCGATGGCTTCGATGGTTTCCGCAAGGGTGCGGGTTCTCTTTCCATTGATGGAGTCGATCAGCCGGTAGGTGTAGAGGGCCTCCTCAACGTTCACCTCATGGTCGAGGCGCCGGATGATCATCACCTGGGGGGCGTCGAGGAAGTCGCGCTCTTCGAGATGGCGGTAGTACATTTCATGGATCAGCTCCTGGGGGGCGTCGGTGAACCAGTCGTTCGAGTAGGTTTTAACCGTCTCCCGGTTGAGCGGGACGAACACCAGCCCGGCATAGACGAAATAGCTCGGTTGGCGGTCGTAGAGGTTGGCTTTGGCCGGAAGCGGGTTGTAGGGGCTCAATGTGGCTTCGACCTCCATTCTTTTCCCGTCGCGGATGATCCGCAGCGGTAGCTTGTCGCCTTTCTGCAGTTGATCCGGAACCACGTTGAAGTCGAGCCGCATCCCGTTCCAGTCCACCGTGCCGTTGTTGGCCACCGCATAGCCGTTGATCGAGGTAATGATGTCGCCCCGGCGCAAGACGGCCTCGGCCCCGCAGCCGCGCAGCAGGTTTTCAATGCGGACTCCGGTCTCGCCCTCCACCATGCCCGCATGGCGGCGTGCCGCCGGGCTGTCGAGCGAGGTGGTGTAGGCGCCGAATTCCGGATAGCCGTCATAGCGCCCGTCAGCCAGGTCGGTCAGGAAATGCTCCACCACCTTCACCGGAATAAAGAAGCCCATGTTTTCGAGCTGTTGGTTGCCCTGGAACGCCACGCCAACCACCTTGCCGTTCTGGATGACCGGCCCGCCGCTGTTGCCCGGGTTGATGGCGGCATCCGTCTGCACGGTCAGGTGCGAATCCAGCCCGGTGTGCACATAATCCTGCAGTTCGATGCGCGAAACCACCCCCGCGGTGCTCGAGAGCAACCGGCCGCCCGTGGGGTAGCCATAGGTCACCACCTGCGAGCGAAGGGCGGGCAAGGCATCGAACTCCAACGCCGGAACGGACTCCGTGCGCGCCGGTGCGTTCAGCTCCAGAATCGCGAGGTCGCAGTCGTGCCCGATGGCGGCGACGTGCGCCGGATAGGGCGTTGGGTCGTTGTGGAAATAGACCAGCAGCATCGCGGCATCGCTCACCACATGCGCGTTGGTCATGATGCGGTTTTTCGAAATCACGAACCCGCTGCCCGAGCCGCTGCCGGTCGAGCCCGAATCCCACGGCGTGAACCAGCTGAACCGGTTGTACTGGTTCACGATCCTCACCACCGATTGCTCCACCTGCGCCCGCGCGCCCAGGGAAAGAACCACCATGCAAACTATCGCCATTCGCCTCATATTGACCTCATTCAAATAAAAGAACGTAATCAGTCTACCTGTTTCTTTTTGAGTTTAAAGGCCAGACTTCGTTTAGAGCGACAGCGGCGGGGCGCCGGGGGCTTCGGTGTCGAGGGTGCCGGAGGCGAGGAGGGTGTTGAGCTCGTCGAGCAGGCGCGGCTTGTCCTTGGGGAAGCGGCCTTCGAGCGGCAGGATGTTCGACGAATGGTCGGCGCGGAAGACGGTGCCTTCGAGCTCCAGCCCCTCGATCATGTCGCGCAGCTCCTGCATCGCCTGGTATTCGGTAACCTGCTGGAAGGTTCCGGCCTGCTCCTGCCCATGGAGCTCGGTTCCGGGAATGGGGATGACGCGCAGGGCGGAGAGTAGGCGCGGCTGCATCCGGTTGAGCGCGTCGGCGGTGGCGGCGGCATGGAGCTGGCGGTTGGTTTGTCCGCCGAGTCCGGTCAGCACCATCACCGACATCCGTAGGTCGGCGGCCTGCGCGCGTTGCCCGGCCTCGATCATCTCTTCGGCGGTTTCGCGCTTTTTCGCCGCCCGCAGGGTTTCCTCGTGGCCGCTTTCGAGTCCCATGTAGAGGGTGTTGAGCTTGAGCCGTTTCAATGCCGCAAGTTCCTCGTTCGTTTTCCGGAGGATCGAATGCCCGTTGGCATAGACGTTCACCCGGGCGAGCCGGGGAAAGCGGTCGTTCAGCATGCCCAGCACGGAGTGGAGTTTGTCGAACGGCATCGCCATCACATCGCCATCCGCCAAAAAGATGCGGCGGGCGGAAGGCCAGTCCTTGCGGGCGGCATCGATGCCCAGTTCCATCTCCTCCATCGAGCGGAAGCGGCAGTTGACCCCTTTGTACATGCCGCAAAAGGTACACTGGTTCCACGGACAGCCGTCCTGGATGCGGATAATCAAACTACGCGCCTCGGCGGGCGGACGAAAAAGGGAGTGGTTGCTTTGCATGTCGAACATTAGCCACAAAAGAACGCAGAGAACGCAAGGAAAGAAATCCTTTGTGTTCCCTGCGCTCTCTGGCGGCCAATCACTTTTAAATGAAATTCAGCGTATCGTATTTGCCAAGTAGCACCGGCTTGCTGTCGACGCCCATGTGTTTTTCGAGCAGGGTGGCGTAGACGGAGCGGTAGTCGGTGGTGTGCGCGATGTCGCCCTTGACGAGGTCGTCGGGCGCCAGGCTCGGGCGCTTGCCGTAGCGGCCGCCCCTGACCGCCCCGCCCATCACGAAGACGGGCTGCGCCACGCCGTGGTCGGTTCCGCCGCTGGCGTTTTCCTTCACCCGGCGACCGAATTCGGAATAGACCAGCACGCAGACGCGGTTGGAGAGGCCGGCGGCTTTCATCTCGGCGTGGAAGGCCTGTAGCCCGTCGCCGATCTCCTTCATCAGCGCCATGTGCGATCCGCTCTGGTTGGTGTGGGTGTCGAACCCGCCGCGCGAGAGGTAGTAGATGCCGGTGGGCATTTCGCCGCGGATCAGTTGAGCGGTAACCTGCAGCTCCTTGGCGAAGCGGCTGCCCGGAAACGTGGTTTCCGGCTTCACCCGTTTGAGGATGGTTTCGATCTGCTTGGCGCTGATGCTCGCTTCGGTGGCCGTGTTTTCAAGGAACTCCAGCGGGTTGAGGCCGGAGGTGTTGCCGACCGCGCCGCCGAGGTCGCCGATGGACTCGCCGGCGGTGGCTTCCATCCCGTCCTCCTCCATACCCATCATCTGCATCATCATGGCATCGGAGCCCTTGGCCTTCTTGACCCTGAGCTCGCGGGGGTCGTTGAAGGTGACGCCCTTGGGCATGGCGGCGGTGAAGGCCTGCGGGTTTTGTTTCCCGATGCAGAGGCCGATGCTGGCCGGCGACTCCTTGCAGTAGGTGTCGAAGTAGCGCCCGATCCATCCATGTTTCTCGAACGTCTTGGAATCGGAGCCGGTATGCCAGATTTCGGTGGAACGGAAATGCGAGCGGTTGGGGTTGGGATAGCCCACGCCCTCGACGATGGCGAGCTGCCCTTCGTCATGGATCGCCTTCAACCCGGTCAGGTTGGGGTGCAGCCCGGTGGCGCCGTCGATGGCAATGGCATCCGAGGGCTTGATGGCGATCTTGGGGCGCGCGGTGTAGTAGTGGTCGTTGTTGATCGGGACGACGGTGTTGAGCCCGTCGTTGCCGCCCGCCAGTTGGATGACGACCAGGATGGGGGCCTTGGTGTCCGGTGCGCCGAATGTTGTGCGCGAGGCCATGCCGATGGCGCCGCCCCAGGCGGTGAGATAGGTGAATTCACGTCGATTCATTTTCATGATCCGTCTCCTTGCTACGTCAGTTGGTACTGCGGTGTGCTCATCATTACGTGCAATATATTCCGCACGTGGGCATCCGTCCACTCGTTTGCGGGTGGTTGTGCCCCGAGGAAGGCATTGAGCCGTTCCATGTCTTCGCCGGGCAGCTGGGCCTGGTAGACGCGGTCGACCAGGTAGTCGCGCGCCTGCCCGGTGCTTGCCCGCATGGCTTGTGGCAGCACGGTTTCGGTTTTCACGGTGTAGGGCAGGCGCTCGTTCTTCTCCTTGCCGCGCGGCCGGTGGTTGAGGAGCGACGACGCGAGGTTGTAGCGCTGCGTCAGCGACGAGGTGGTGATCCAGGCATAGCCGCCGTCCCAGCCCTTGACGTTGGGCGGGGCGAACAGCTCCTGGCACAGCGTTCGCATGGCATTCATGCCGAATCCGGGGTCGGGCTCGTCGATGCCCAGCACGATGCACGAACCGGCCAGCCATTGCGCCGGGCTCTTGATCTGCGTACGGATCGCTTTCTTGCCGTAGAATGCCTTGCTCATGAACATGGCCCTTAAGACAGGCGCGATTTCATAATTGTTCAATCTGAACTCGGCGGCCAGCTGGTCAACCAGCTCCGGCTCGGGGTCTTCGTAGGCAAAAAAGCGCCATAGCTTGGCCACCATGAACTTCGAGGCCTGCTCCTGCTCCAGGATGATCCGGATAATGTCGTGACCGTCGAAGTGGCCCTCCTGGCCAAAGAAAACCTTGGAGCCCTCGTCGTGATAGCGGTTTTTCTGCGGCTTGCCTTTTTTCGGTGGAAGGGGGGCGGTGGCATCGCGGAAGGCATACTTTTTCGAATCGACCATCCATCCGGTGAAGGCCCGGGCGGATTCCTTGATGTCCTGTTCGGAGTAGTGGCCTTCGCCAAGGGTGAACAGCTCCATCAGCTCGCGCGCATAGTTTTCGTTGGCCGCGCCCGCCTTGGAGCGGGTGTTGTCGAGGTAGATCAGCATCGCCGGATCCTGCGAAACCGCGGTAACCAACTCCTTCCAGTTGCCCAGCCCATGTTTCCGGAAGGTTTGGTTTTGCAGATACATCATATAGGGGATGCGCACCTTGCGGGAGCTGGTCGCAAAATGGCCATGCCAGAAAAGCGTCATTTTTTCCTGCAGCTGGCTGGGGGAGGTGACCATCCGGTTGATCCACCAAC is a genomic window of Pontiella desulfatans containing:
- the guaB gene encoding IMP dehydrogenase, whose amino-acid sequence is MKQNMFIDEFMKTFPFEGLTFDDVSLITQYADFLPGDTDISSKLTRNVGVKIPFLSAAMDTVTEGRMAISMAMMGGIGVIHKNLDPEVQALQVSRVKHHLNGLISDPITFNVNDTLESIAIRREEKGYSFSGFPILDDDGKLVGILTSKDIRFSRSKRAPVTGIMTSDVITAQPETNLRQAYDIMQQHKIGKLPLLDSTGKLVGLYSYADVRRLIENEEPLFNRDEKHRLRVAAGVGPGDYERAEILSENEVDVMVVDTAHGHSKGVIEMVAWVKNKFPHIDVIGGNIATGEAAIALRDAGADAVKVGIGPGSICTTRVVAGVGIPQISAIYAAASALKGEIPVIADGGIRNSGDIAKALVAGADTVMMGSVLAGTEESPGEKIIYEGRQFVIYRGMGSLDAMKSREGSRQRYGLSNDDDLVPQGIEGMVPYSGTVSKVMKQYCGGLQASLGYCGTRNIPDLKAKGRFVRVSSAGAVEAHAHDIKITKEAPNYRR
- a CDS encoding PDZ domain-containing protein; this translates as MKTLLAALTLPMVLSSLAFARPDHPIEHQLVTVRVSYQAWNEYRPWQKAKPLSRTFLGTVVAENRILVPAAYLLDATLIQLEKFDRPPRTPARIVHCDQQVGLAVLTTDEPGFFDDLNPVATADYAEGDNYYCAAWKSSQLNLSSCRWSQVKTFKSSVPYFGYAGITFITDLKSGGRGEPVFSENRMIGMTRSQNKDTITVVPIDLIKAYLKAIDLPEYPGFGRLGVDFQFNQGQAQAAYFGQVGKPTGVRIRGCFPEGSAAGILEKDDILLELDGHAIDSEGDYKHPRYGRMSLNLIATEGHYAGDLLTAKVLRNKQEIELEIPLKNIPPSAALIPFARPDQPPPYLVAGGLVFRELDVPYLKAWGSNWEDQIPATLRILNDLKSEAPSPEQKRLIVLTDVFPDEYNLGYHEMAQNIVKTVNGQPIDSIRKMEEAFQHPQNGFHVIEFMPSYGTCTVILDAATFGQATESIMEKYQIPSRIRLNP
- a CDS encoding S1C family serine protease; the encoded protein is MAIVCMVVLSLGARAQVEQSVVRIVNQYNRFSWFTPWDSGSTGSGSGSGFVISKNRIMTNAHVVSDAAMLLVYFHNDPTPYPAHVAAIGHDCDLAILELNAPARTESVPALEFDALPALRSQVVTYGYPTGGRLLSSTAGVVSRIELQDYVHTGLDSHLTVQTDAAINPGNSGGPVIQNGKVVGVAFQGNQQLENMGFFIPVKVVEHFLTDLADGRYDGYPEFGAYTTSLDSPAARRHAGMVEGETGVRIENLLRGCGAEAVLRRGDIITSINGYAVANNGTVDWNGMRLDFNVVPDQLQKGDKLPLRIIRDGKRMEVEATLSPYNPLPAKANLYDRQPSYFVYAGLVFVPLNRETVKTYSNDWFTDAPQELIHEMYYRHLEERDFLDAPQVMIIRRLDHEVNVEEALYTYRLIDSINGKRTRTLAETIEAIEGNTADQHLIELQHGNRIMALDRKQADAAHLEILEKYAIPKDRNL
- a CDS encoding radical SAM protein; amino-acid sequence: MFDMQSNHSLFRPPAEARSLIIRIQDGCPWNQCTFCGMYKGVNCRFRSMEEMELGIDAARKDWPSARRIFLADGDVMAMPFDKLHSVLGMLNDRFPRLARVNVYANGHSILRKTNEELAALKRLKLNTLYMGLESGHEETLRAAKKRETAEEMIEAGQRAQAADLRMSVMVLTGLGGQTNRQLHAAATADALNRMQPRLLSALRVIPIPGTELHGQEQAGTFQQVTEYQAMQELRDMIEGLELEGTVFRADHSSNILPLEGRFPKDKPRLLDELNTLLASGTLDTEAPGAPPLSL
- a CDS encoding DUF1501 domain-containing protein; protein product: MKMNRREFTYLTAWGGAIGMASRTTFGAPDTKAPILVVIQLAGGNDGLNTVVPINNDHYYTARPKIAIKPSDAIAIDGATGLHPNLTGLKAIHDEGQLAIVEGVGYPNPNRSHFRSTEIWHTGSDSKTFEKHGWIGRYFDTYCKESPASIGLCIGKQNPQAFTAAMPKGVTFNDPRELRVKKAKGSDAMMMQMMGMEEDGMEATAGESIGDLGGAVGNTSGLNPLEFLENTATEASISAKQIETILKRVKPETTFPGSRFAKELQVTAQLIRGEMPTGIYYLSRGGFDTHTNQSGSHMALMKEIGDGLQAFHAEMKAAGLSNRVCVLVYSEFGRRVKENASGGTDHGVAQPVFVMGGAVRGGRYGKRPSLAPDDLVKGDIAHTTDYRSVYATLLEKHMGVDSKPVLLGKYDTLNFI
- a CDS encoding DUF1800 domain-containing protein; the encoded protein is MKQLSPEKWNSKRAAHLLARSGFGATPEQIEAAENRPMEEVVDRILTPATDIAPPSWIGPGVDEKPNYKELQQGLNEEEKQAVRKIIQQEYNEQQRELVGWWINRMVTSPSQLQEKMTLFWHGHFATSSRKVRIPYMMYLQNQTFRKHGLGNWKELVTAVSQDPAMLIYLDNTRSKAGAANENYARELMELFTLGEGHYSEQDIKESARAFTGWMVDSKKYAFRDATAPLPPKKGKPQKNRYHDEGSKVFFGQEGHFDGHDIIRIILEQEQASKFMVAKLWRFFAYEDPEPELVDQLAAEFRLNNYEIAPVLRAMFMSKAFYGKKAIRTQIKSPAQWLAGSCIVLGIDEPDPGFGMNAMRTLCQELFAPPNVKGWDGGYAWITTSSLTQRYNLASSLLNHRPRGKEKNERLPYTVKTETVLPQAMRASTGQARDYLVDRVYQAQLPGEDMERLNAFLGAQPPANEWTDAHVRNILHVMMSTPQYQLT